The following coding sequences lie in one Cupriavidus sp. WKF15 genomic window:
- the purL gene encoding phosphoribosylformylglycinamidine synthase: MAHFSCFPGALALSAFRQQRLLTALRQIDTDIESVHGQFLHFVDSDTPLSTEDQSRIAALLTYGAPFAEQPEGDRFVVIPRFGTISPWASKATDIAHNCGLTHVHRIERGIEITVICKKGLLRGRKALDADTRAAVAAHLFDRMTETVIATREEAAGLFQELPAKPLRFVDISAGRGALAEANVAMGLALSEDEIDYLIDAYAKLERNPTDVELMMFAQANSEHCRHKIFNATWTIDGVQQDKSLFAMIRNTHQLNPQGSIVAYSDNSAVMEGGVAERWFPRGDAHKYGRHEALTHTLMKVETHNHPTAISPFPGASTGAGGEIRDEGATGRGAKPKAGLTGFTVSNLMLPEAVESWENDRDAAQPVAHRNPDDKAGVTGKPDRIASPLQIMIEGPLGGAAFNNEFGRANLGGYFRVYEQNVGGTVRGYHKPIMIAGGIGNIDASHTHKNDLPAGTLLIQLGGPGMRIGMGGGAASSMATGTNTADLDFDSVQRGNPEMERRAQEVINACWQLGDENPILSIHDVGAGGISNAFPEVVDGAGRGARFDLRKVHLEESGLSPAEIWCNESQERYVLAIAPDNFARFQAMCERERSPFAVVGVATEEKQLQLVDSHVDAALKEHYTVDMPMEVLLGKPPRMHRDVKRVEQALPAVDVTGISLEQAVRDVLRHPTVANKSFLISIGDRTVGGMNARDQMVGPWQVPVADVAVTTLDYKGNAGEAMTMGERTPLAVINAPASGRMAIGEALTNLAAAPVKDLGKVKLSANWMAACGVEGEDAKLYDTVHAVGMELCPALGISIPVGKDSLSMRTKWQDDGVAKEVVAPVSLIISAFAAVDDVNRTLTPQLRTDAGDTVLIGIDLSRGKNRMGGSILAQVTQQVGDSAPDVDSAEDLKNFFNVIQRLNAEGKLLAYHDRSDGGFVATLAEMAFAGHCGISLNVDMLALDPQQEQDYGDAKNWAQQIAERRNDQTLRALFSEELGAVVQVRLQDRDTVFAVLREAGLSACSHVIGKPNATDQIEIYRDAKKVFGASRTDLQRNWSEVSWRIARLRDNPVCADSEYDRLLDAADPGISPVLTFDPAEDIAAPFISTGARPRVAILREQGVNSQIEMAYSMDRAGFDTHDVHMSDLIAGRANLADFKGFVACGGFSYGDVLGAGEGWAKTILFNAQMAEQFAAFFNRQDTFALGVCNGCQMMSNLAPIIPGAGAWPKFTRNQSEQYEARYVTVEVQQSPSVFFAGMEGSRIPIVVAHGEGFADFSQQGDLGQANVALRFVDNHGAVTQTYPLNPNGSPDGITSVTTTDGRFTVLMPHPERVFRAATMSWAPDAWKQVADGASPWMRMFRNARKWVG, encoded by the coding sequence ATGGCGCATTTTTCGTGCTTCCCCGGCGCTTTGGCGCTTTCCGCCTTCCGCCAGCAACGCCTGCTCACCGCCCTGCGGCAGATCGACACCGATATCGAATCGGTGCACGGCCAGTTCCTCCATTTCGTCGATTCGGACACCCCGCTGTCCACCGAAGACCAGAGCCGCATTGCCGCGCTGCTGACCTACGGCGCGCCGTTCGCCGAGCAGCCGGAAGGCGACCGCTTTGTCGTGATCCCGCGTTTCGGCACGATTTCGCCGTGGGCCAGCAAGGCCACCGACATCGCCCATAATTGCGGCCTGACGCACGTGCACCGCATCGAGCGCGGCATCGAGATCACCGTCATCTGCAAGAAGGGCCTGCTGCGCGGGCGCAAGGCGCTGGATGCCGACACGCGTGCCGCGGTGGCCGCGCACCTGTTCGACCGCATGACTGAAACGGTGATCGCCACGCGCGAGGAAGCCGCCGGACTGTTCCAGGAGCTGCCGGCCAAGCCGCTGCGCTTCGTCGACATTTCCGCCGGCCGCGGCGCGCTGGCCGAGGCCAATGTGGCCATGGGCCTGGCGCTGTCGGAAGACGAGATCGACTACCTGATCGACGCCTACGCCAAGCTCGAGCGCAACCCGACCGACGTCGAGCTGATGATGTTCGCGCAGGCCAACAGCGAGCACTGCCGCCACAAGATCTTCAACGCCACCTGGACCATCGACGGCGTGCAGCAGGACAAGTCGCTGTTCGCGATGATCCGCAACACGCACCAGCTCAATCCGCAGGGCTCGATCGTGGCCTATTCGGATAACTCTGCCGTGATGGAAGGCGGCGTCGCCGAACGCTGGTTCCCGCGCGGCGATGCCCACAAGTATGGCCGCCACGAGGCGCTGACCCATACGCTGATGAAGGTCGAGACGCACAACCACCCGACCGCGATCTCGCCGTTCCCGGGTGCCTCCACGGGCGCCGGCGGTGAAATCCGCGACGAGGGCGCGACCGGCCGCGGCGCCAAGCCCAAGGCCGGCCTGACTGGCTTCACGGTGTCGAACCTGATGCTGCCCGAGGCCGTCGAGTCGTGGGAAAACGATCGCGACGCCGCCCAGCCGGTGGCGCACCGCAACCCCGACGACAAGGCCGGCGTGACCGGCAAGCCGGACCGCATCGCCTCGCCTCTGCAGATCATGATCGAAGGCCCGCTCGGCGGCGCCGCGTTCAACAACGAATTCGGCCGCGCGAACCTGGGCGGCTACTTCCGCGTCTACGAGCAGAACGTGGGCGGTACCGTGCGTGGTTACCACAAGCCCATCATGATCGCGGGCGGCATCGGCAATATCGACGCCAGCCACACGCACAAGAACGACCTGCCGGCCGGCACGCTGCTGATTCAGCTCGGTGGCCCGGGCATGCGCATCGGCATGGGCGGCGGCGCCGCCAGCTCGATGGCGACCGGCACCAACACCGCTGACCTGGATTTCGATTCGGTCCAGCGCGGCAACCCCGAGATGGAGCGCCGTGCGCAGGAAGTGATCAACGCGTGCTGGCAGCTCGGTGACGAGAACCCGATCCTGTCGATCCACGACGTTGGCGCGGGCGGCATTTCCAACGCGTTCCCCGAAGTGGTGGACGGCGCCGGCCGCGGCGCGCGCTTCGACCTGCGCAAGGTGCACCTGGAGGAGTCGGGCCTGTCGCCGGCCGAGATCTGGTGCAACGAATCGCAGGAGCGCTACGTGCTGGCCATCGCGCCGGACAATTTCGCCAGGTTCCAGGCCATGTGCGAGCGCGAGCGTTCGCCGTTCGCCGTAGTGGGCGTGGCCACCGAGGAAAAGCAGCTGCAGCTGGTCGATTCGCATGTCGACGCCGCGCTCAAGGAGCACTACACGGTCGACATGCCGATGGAAGTGCTGCTGGGCAAGCCGCCGCGCATGCACCGCGACGTGAAGCGCGTCGAGCAGGCACTGCCGGCGGTGGACGTCACCGGCATCTCGCTGGAACAGGCCGTGCGCGACGTGCTGCGCCACCCCACCGTGGCCAACAAGTCGTTCCTGATCAGCATCGGCGACCGTACCGTGGGCGGCATGAACGCGCGCGACCAGATGGTCGGCCCGTGGCAGGTGCCGGTGGCCGACGTGGCCGTGACCACGCTCGACTACAAGGGCAATGCCGGCGAGGCGATGACCATGGGCGAGCGCACGCCGCTGGCCGTCATCAACGCCCCGGCCTCGGGCCGCATGGCGATCGGTGAAGCGCTGACCAACCTGGCAGCGGCGCCGGTCAAGGACCTGGGCAAGGTCAAGCTGTCCGCCAACTGGATGGCCGCCTGCGGCGTGGAAGGCGAGGACGCCAAGCTGTACGACACCGTGCATGCGGTCGGCATGGAACTGTGCCCGGCCCTCGGCATCAGCATCCCGGTCGGCAAGGATTCGCTGTCGATGCGCACCAAGTGGCAGGACGACGGCGTGGCCAAGGAAGTGGTGGCGCCGGTGTCGCTGATCATCTCCGCGTTCGCCGCGGTGGACGACGTGAACCGCACGCTGACGCCGCAGCTGCGTACCGACGCGGGCGACACGGTGCTGATCGGCATCGACCTCAGCCGCGGCAAGAACCGCATGGGCGGCAGCATCCTGGCGCAGGTCACGCAGCAGGTCGGCGACAGCGCACCGGACGTGGACAGCGCGGAAGATCTGAAGAACTTCTTCAATGTGATCCAGCGCCTGAATGCCGAGGGCAAGCTGCTTGCGTACCACGACCGCTCCGATGGCGGCTTTGTCGCCACGCTGGCGGAAATGGCGTTTGCCGGCCACTGCGGTATCTCGCTGAATGTCGACATGCTGGCGCTGGATCCGCAGCAGGAACAGGACTATGGCGATGCCAAGAACTGGGCCCAGCAGATCGCCGAGCGCCGCAATGACCAGACCCTGCGCGCGCTGTTCTCGGAAGAACTGGGCGCGGTGGTGCAGGTGCGCCTGCAGGACCGCGACACGGTGTTCGCCGTGCTGCGCGAAGCTGGCCTGTCGGCATGCAGCCATGTGATCGGCAAGCCCAACGCGACCGACCAGATCGAGATCTATCGCGACGCCAAGAAGGTGTTCGGCGCCTCGCGCACGGACCTGCAGCGCAACTGGAGCGAGGTCAGCTGGCGCATCGCGCGCCTGCGCGACAACCCGGTCTGTGCCGACAGCGAATACGACCGCCTGCTCGACGCGGCGGACCCCGGCATCAGCCCGGTGCTGACTTTTGATCCGGCCGAGGACATCGCAGCCCCGTTCATTTCCACCGGCGCGCGTCCGCGCGTGGCGATCCTGCGCGAGCAGGGCGTCAACTCGCAGATCGAGATGGCATACAGCATGGACCGTGCGGGTTTCGACACGCACGATGTCCACATGAGCGACCTGATCGCGGGTCGCGCGAACCTGGCAGACTTCAAGGGCTTCGTGGCCTGCGGCGGCTTCAGCTACGGCGATGTGCTGGGCGCCGGCGAGGGCTGGGCCAAGACCATCCTGTTCAACGCGCAGATGGCCGAGCAGTTCGCGGCCTTCTTCAACCGCCAGGACACGTTTGCGCTGGGCGTGTGCAACGGCTGCCAGATGATGAGCAATTTGGCCCCGATCATCCCGGGCGCCGGTGCGTGGCCTAAGTTCACGCGCAACCAGTCGGAGCAGTACGAGGCGCGCTACGTCACGGTGGAAGTGCAGCAGTCGCCATCGGTCTTCTTCGCCGGCATGGAAGGCAGCCGCATTCCGATCGTCGTCGCGCACGGCGAAGGGTTTGCCGACTTCTCGCAACAGGGCGATCTCGGGCAGGCCAATGTGGCGCTGC
- a CDS encoding winged helix DNA-binding protein: protein MARKPAAPGPAAEADLISAPDTAPVKPAVPLSRAAGTNIVSSSHLVSARSPQLSEFEFGLNTAYNAYSRWVVRCMGAAGVRDLTFLDVLVLHHVNHRGRAKRLADICFVLNVEDTHLVTYALKKLQGLGLVTGERIGKESTYSTTPAGAEACARYREIREQCLTSNFTEGSEENAEIGELARLMRVLTGLYEQAARSATSL from the coding sequence ATGGCACGCAAGCCCGCCGCGCCCGGTCCGGCCGCCGAAGCCGACCTCATTTCCGCGCCGGACACCGCGCCCGTCAAGCCCGCTGTCCCGCTGTCGCGCGCGGCGGGCACCAATATCGTGTCGTCATCGCACCTGGTGTCGGCGCGCAGCCCGCAGCTGTCCGAGTTCGAGTTCGGCCTGAACACCGCTTACAACGCCTACAGCCGCTGGGTGGTGCGCTGCATGGGAGCTGCCGGCGTGCGCGACCTGACCTTCCTGGACGTGCTGGTGCTGCACCATGTCAACCACCGCGGCCGCGCCAAGCGCCTCGCCGATATCTGCTTTGTGCTGAACGTGGAGGACACCCACCTGGTGACCTATGCGCTGAAGAAGCTGCAGGGCCTGGGCCTGGTGACGGGCGAGCGCATCGGCAAGGAGTCCACGTATTCGACCACGCCGGCCGGTGCCGAGGCCTGTGCGCGTTACCGTGAAATCCGCGAGCAGTGCCTGACCAGCAATTTCACCGAGGGCAGCGAGGAGAATGCAGAGATCGGCGAACTCGCGCGCTTGATGCGTGTGCTGACCGGACTCTATGAGCAGGCGGCGCGCTCGGCTACGTCACTTTGA
- a CDS encoding amidase, producing MLPDLNTLNARLREGATSRAELVETAANAATDVRAQAVFLHSTFDTALQTARAADAACRAGKPLHPLAGLPVSVKDLFDVAGEVTRAASAVRHDAAPASADAAVVARLRQAGAAIVGRTNMTEFAFSGVGINPHFGTPVNPASADGVARIPGGSSSGAAVSVALGLAVAALGSDTGGSIRIPAALCGLTGFKPTTRRVPLTGAFPLSYTLDTACAMARTVNDCLMVDSVIADSALVPSAPAPAAIRLAIPRQVLLDDLDPVVARAFDRALGRLSAAGVQLEHTDLPELAELPDLNAMGGFSAAEAYSIHRQMLAARRELYDPRVAMRIDRGAAMGAADYVDLARARIDWIARVEARLARFDAVVCPTVPMVAPAIAPLCSDDDLFFRTNALLLRNTSAFNFLDGCSVSLPCHAPDELPVGLMLSHGPMHDTQLLGTALALEGIVQPGPRDE from the coding sequence ATGCTTCCAGACCTCAATACCCTGAACGCCCGCCTGCGCGAAGGCGCCACCAGCCGCGCCGAACTGGTCGAGACAGCCGCCAATGCGGCGACCGACGTGCGCGCGCAGGCGGTGTTCCTGCACAGCACCTTCGATACCGCCCTCCAGACCGCCCGCGCCGCGGATGCCGCATGCCGTGCCGGCAAGCCCCTGCATCCGCTTGCCGGCCTGCCGGTCTCGGTCAAGGATCTCTTCGATGTGGCCGGCGAGGTCACGCGCGCCGCATCGGCGGTACGCCACGACGCTGCGCCAGCCAGCGCCGATGCCGCCGTGGTCGCGCGCCTGCGCCAGGCTGGCGCAGCCATTGTCGGCCGCACCAACATGACCGAGTTCGCGTTCTCGGGCGTGGGCATCAATCCCCATTTCGGTACGCCGGTGAACCCGGCCAGCGCGGATGGCGTCGCCCGCATCCCCGGCGGATCGTCTTCCGGCGCGGCGGTCTCAGTGGCCCTCGGCCTGGCCGTGGCAGCGCTCGGCAGCGATACCGGCGGATCGATCCGCATTCCGGCGGCCCTGTGCGGCCTGACCGGTTTCAAGCCGACCACGCGCCGCGTGCCGCTCACCGGCGCCTTTCCGCTGTCCTACACGCTGGACACCGCGTGCGCCATGGCCCGCACGGTCAATGACTGCCTGATGGTCGACAGCGTGATCGCCGACAGCGCGCTGGTGCCGAGCGCCCCGGCGCCGGCGGCAATCCGCCTGGCCATTCCGCGCCAGGTACTGCTGGATGACCTCGACCCGGTGGTCGCGCGGGCCTTCGACCGCGCGCTGGGACGGCTGTCCGCTGCTGGCGTGCAGCTGGAACACACCGATCTGCCCGAGCTGGCCGAACTTCCGGACCTGAACGCCATGGGCGGCTTCAGCGCGGCCGAGGCCTACTCGATCCATCGCCAGATGCTTGCCGCGCGGCGCGAGCTCTACGATCCGCGTGTGGCGATGCGCATCGATCGCGGCGCGGCCATGGGCGCGGCCGACTATGTCGACCTCGCCCGCGCGCGGATCGACTGGATCGCCCGGGTCGAGGCCCGCCTGGCGCGCTTCGACGCGGTGGTCTGCCCGACCGTACCGATGGTCGCCCCGGCCATCGCGCCGCTCTGCAGCGACGATGACCTGTTCTTCCGCACCAACGCGCTGCTGCTGCGCAATACCTCGGCCTTCAATTTCCTTGATGGCTGCTCGGTTTCGCTGCCCTGCCACGCGCCCGACGAACTCCCGGTCGGGCTGATGCTGTCCCACGGTCCGATGCACGATACGCAACTGCTCGGCACGGCGCTTGCATTGGAAGGCATCGTGCAACCCGGCCCGCGCGACGAATAA